Part of the Silurus meridionalis isolate SWU-2019-XX chromosome 29, ASM1480568v1, whole genome shotgun sequence genome, caaatgaggactaaatgtggagtgggATGTTTGAAAAGCACATCCCAATCTAATAATTAGCATCAGTTAGAGGACTCAGAGCATTgcaacatatataatatatattatatattactccTGAGCTTGTAGAAACTCCCAAAAGACTTGATCCAGACATGCTACTGATTATATGATATAAACTGTACCCATGATCTACTCCTCAAACATTCATACACATTTATAGCCACCAACAAAAAACACAGTCCTGTCCCAATGCCAGGATGAGACTTGATCTACTATCTACTATCGTCCAAGTATATATAGCAATTTACTAGTTTAGATGTcagtgtataaaaaatatttatggtaATTTCTCTGAACCTCACTGAttatgtgttttaaatacatacatCTATATATTAATGCACTACTAATACATACAACTATAAAGATGTATGTATTACCTTGAAAGCGCACTAATACTACCcagcttggtgtgtgtgtgtgtgtgtgtgtgtgtgtgtgtgtgtgtgtgtgtgtgtgtgtgtgtgtgttcagaggtAATTCGAGGAAGCATCTGGTTGGGACACTAGTGCTCTTAATGCTATGCAGTAGCTCACTTACGCACATCATGAGAGATCACATGATGCCACACTGAAGTGTCTCAGCACAAAACCCATACTGCTGCTTCTCAGTTCTTGCTTTGCAGAGCATGAAGGTGACTGTGGGGCTCTAGGAGATAAACACAATTAGGCATGCTCATTACACTCTTTCTCTATAAGTGGCGTGATATCGTATGTTTAAACACATACACTGACCAGACATAAACTTAGGACcacttgcctaatattgtgctgATCCTTCTTTTGGTGCCAAAACAGTCCAGACGTGTCGAGccttaacagcattaacttctacACGAGCTCATCTGTTGAATCGAACAACActggccagccttcgctccccacgtgcatcaatgagccttgggccgcccacgaccctgtcgctggttcaccactgttccttcctttgaccacttttaataaatactgaccactgcacacTGGGAAACactccacaagagctgcagttttggagatgctctgtcGTCTAGCCATTTTGagggcaaaatgttcacttgctgcctgaaaaaatcccacccactaacaggtggcATGATGAAAAGaatgtgttatttacttcaccgcttataatgttataatgtaataatgttatgtctggttATTGTATAGTCGAAAACTGCTCAGGCTTTGCAGCGGGTAAGATTGTGAGAACCTAAAGAATTAGTGAACAGTTCAATTATATAGTTAGAAAGAAGAATCACtgtaaaatcaaaacaaaaatgtgactGGTGAATGTGGGCATAAGGTGGCAATAATCTCATTCACAACCAACAAGGGCTCAACAAATGGTTCAATGAGTATGACAATAATGTATTCTTTAACATTTACAAGATATCCAGCCAAAAATACAGCTTTGGGAAGTTTTGTACTGAAGTGTAGACATGCAAAATTGTCTACTACTATCATGAACAATTGTAATAAGCATGATGTTATAAGCAGTGTATCAGTAGACCAGAGATCAGTAGATTCTATGGCAAGATATATTgaagctttttttgttgtttaattgtttagttTTCAACAAAATTTGGTATTTCTGCCAAAACCTATTCTAGGAAAACATACATTTCACCAAAACAACATAGCAAAATTTATCGATTAACTATGCAACACTCCAAATTGTGTCTTTCCcctaactgttaccacaatttGTTCCGGTGTGACAAAACTCCTATGCAAAAAGCGACCTCCATAAAGCTATAGTGTGTTGAGATTGGAGTGAAAGAACTAGACCTTGTCCTCCACCAAGCCTTAACctcaacacctttggaatgaactacTCCTCTTACAGCTGAATGAAATCCTCACAACCACATTCCAAACTCTGGTGAAAGACCTTTCCAGAacagtggagcttattataatttGGAATGCGtttgtgatggtcaggtgtccacaatacTTTGACCATTTAGTTTAAGGCTGTTTAAAACCACAGCTGTAAAAAAACTAGTTCAATGAAAGATGTCTCCATCAGGTAAATATAGTTCCAATTGAGATGATATAGTGAAGACCACAAAGTAAACGAGGATTTTAAATAAGTTTATAATGTAGAAATAattttgaataagaaaaaacGTTCACAGAGGCTGCCAAGAGATGTCATGTCAACATGCTgctaaatgctgtttttttttttcaagaaatccCATAAACTAAGACTGCCTGAATCACCTCACAGCACATAGCAAATATGTTTGGCACAAAATCAGAACAGCTTAGCATCATTTTATGATGCCAAGATGAACCAGGTACTGTTTACTGTGTACAATGTGTACTGTCCCAGAATGCCCTGCCATTCTTTGTCTCTTCTGTAATATAGATAGCTGTTCACAATAGCTGACTAAAGGCATATGCAATCAATTAAATTCATGtgtaatcaattcaattcagtgtcTGCCCTGTACAGAGCTTATCCCACATTTTCACACTTCTAATGGCTTTTACCTTTAACTATTCCTTCTTCTTAATCCACCTCTAAACTTTGCTCCCAGCACCAACTATGGAGAagatattaaaatgtttctgtGTATGTAGCCATGGTATAAATTCGCTACCACTACGACCCTACTGTCATGATATTCTTCTCAAAGACCTCTCTGTTGGCACCATCGTTATATAAACCATATATATACTAGACCACCATGATTATATATCAAATCCCAGACAACATCTTCAAACATACACCTTAGAATGGTACAATTTGCTCTCAAATGTTTCTATGAAGAATGAAGTATATGTTTGTACACTCCTGTAAACCCCTGTACACTCCTGAGACTATAAACACATCTCTGTTTTCAGAAGGCCTTTCAATTTTGCAAAGTAGATACTGCCCAAGGTACATTATATGCTTGAATCCCAGTACCACTATATTTTGGGAAACTTCAGTACAACCCATCCCTATGTGTTTCATGCaaggaaaatgaaaatggaGAATATGTCGTCATATACCTTTTTTGCAGTTATTCtacagaaaaacacatttcatcGATTCATACTCACCAACTATCAGGAGTCTTGCATTCGCTAGACTTCATTTTCATTAGCCAAGCTTTTGGTCCATTCACAGAGCATcttatctgtatattatattgtatagtgtatttgtCTAGACACACTGTCTTGTAAAATGGAAAATGTTCGCATTAGTCCTAAAAATCTTGCTTCTAATATTTCTTGTAAGACTGTAATGTTTACAAATGAATTCTATGTGAATATCATTACTATttaacattttcctttcacacaCCACCgttttaaatcttttataaaattaaagctgttctaaatgtttttttttaaagaattgaaATACCCAAATACTTCGACTCTGCGAATGGACTGCTGCGGTCTCAAGTGTGTTATGGTGATCtatataacaaaatgtaaagtttagtATTTAGCTTCCCTGTTAGGAACAAATTAAAACTGcaatgcatataaatatatacacataatttCAATTGCATACATTTAGTAgaatatatttagttttatttgtccaaaaaaaaaagtcttacacATATCCATatagttttttgtcttttctggTGAGGTTTTATAGGTATAAGTATTGCTCCTCTGGCAAAAGtctttcattttcacttttacttttgTCCTTCCCTATAACTCAGTTTTCTAGTAAACAGTCTCTCAAACCTCTCAGCCCACTGCAAAAATATTAAGGAGACTAATTTTAGTAATTTAAACCAACATATTTATATGGAATCTAACTATTAAATACACCTACAATTACAATAAAGGAAATTCCACAAGTCTAAGTATTGTCTTTGTGAGAgcgacataataataataataataataataataataataataataataataataatagtgattgATGATGTCGCCAATAATGTCACAAAACCTCACAAATATGTACTTGTTTAACACTGaatgacattataaaatattgtcaGAATgtgcaagaaaagaaaaatcacagttTAGTTCATATACTGAAATGGAAACCAAATAAAATcagttattaaataaacaatttcatAACAAAAGGGAATTCTAATAACCCAAACATTAACATCTACAATAATAAAAGTGACTATATTGGAATGCTAAATAAGTAACAGGCATAAACCAGATGATATAATGCACTGGACTCAAAAGAGACCAAAGTAagaccaccatcacacacatcaagTATTTTGACATGAATCAGTAAAAGTGCGAATTTAACTCTATTTATGACTAAAGTCACcatgtttgaaaacagataaggagagagaaaaggaggatGATTggcttatctctctctctttctcttctctatgTCCTCTGAGTCATCCTCCTTTTCTCTGATTCTcagccctctctctctttctcatctcTCTACCTCCCACGCTTCCTCTTCCTAACCCTCATTGCCTGTCTCAGTTTAGATTATCATGTTTCCTCTTCCATCTCTCACAATCGTTCCCTCTTTTGAAATACCTCTTTCGATATACGTCTGTCTCCCACCACCCTAACCCTCCCAAAAAATCTACCTTTCTAACTCCCAAAAATCGCCAGAGCACTCTCTTTTTCAACAAGTTGATATCGAAGCTATTGCCTTTCACCAGCTGTCCACATTCTCTTTTAGTTTCTCTTCTTCCCCACCAACCTCCCTCCCCCCTTTTCCCTTTTCTGAGTCCCGCATTACACCGGGGTTGTTCTCCTGTTGAGAGTATTGGTGTTGCTGCTATCGCCTTTCCCCAGCCGATCAAGCGTGCCAAGCCCCCTATCCCTTTCCATAGTCGCTGTATTCCCAGCTGTGAGTGAGGATTGCTGCACCCCAGGGCCAGAGGAAGACGAGGCATTGGCTGATGAAGCCAGGTTTGATTTGGAAAGGGATGGCAATGTCCCAGTCATGAGTGTCCCTGCTCCACCTTCCTTTGTCGGGAAGTAGTTGTGAAGCTGGTAAAGAGAAGCACGGTCTACTGTTCCGTACATGGGGGGTTTGCCTTCCCTGCCAAGTGTGTACATGGAGATGTCCccaactcctcctcctcctcctcctcctcctcctcctcctcctcctgaatgtgtgtgtgggttaggCAACGTAGCCACTGAGAAAGGTGGAGGGCCAGTGGCCAGTGGTGGGCTGAAGTTCTTGACACCAAGGCCGGGAGGTGAGGGGTCGCATGATCGTGGCGGCTCGGCTGTAGAGCGCGAACTGGAGCGCGAGGAGCGGCGGCCCCTGCGGAAGCGGTAAGAGGGTAGCCGCAGCACAGCAGAGGTCGTACTGTGGAAGAGGTCTGCACGTGAGCGGCAGCGCAGTTCCTTGTTTCGCTCGATGTAGATGTTAACAGCCAGCACGCCCACCACCTCAGCTAAAATGAATGACAGGCCACCAAAGTAAAACGACCAGCCATAGGAGTAGTGCCACTTCTTGTCTTCGTCCTTCTTCGGTGAGATGTCGCTCAGTGCCGCTGAGATGTACACGATCACGCCAATGATGTTACTCAGAcctagttttaaaaaaaataaaaagactgttAATAATAAAGAGTATTAGACATCCTGTAAACAAATGCTTCAGAGGTCTGTTAATAGAGTGTGGATCTACATCAGCATCACCATATTCCAGTGCCATTTGTTAGCATTTCAGAGAAAATTTGCACCTCTCCATAtcaataccactgatgtgttgcAGCCTATCCAACACCCCTTTACACTAGTGGTGAacgttttgttcattttgaatgagtctttaatgtgaatCAGAAGAACCAGTCGTCTTaaagagtgatttgttcataTTCTATTGGATGCTTATGATCAAAGCgtcgcaaaatctctgtaggttatgtacaagAAACAGAATTAAGTAGTTCACCTCGTGATTGTTCTAGTCCGAGttgttcgttcttttgtcacatgacttgCCTTTatgctatgcagtgcattacacaggaaacagaactgaGAAGTTCAActcatacagttgtgttcaaaattattcaacccccaatgctgtaaatggttttagggaatttagtgtacatttgtaattgtattcagaatgaaatcctacaaggacttcttaaagaaccatatgcaactaaaattacatcaattagttttgtaatacagtagtaaatgtttcttttgtgaattcttcattgacataattattcaacccccaagtgacattcaatcttagtacttagtacaacatccttttacagttataacagcttttaaacgtgaagcatagcttgacaagtgtcttgcagcgatctacgggtatcttcgcccattcatcatgggcaaaagcctccagttcagtcacattcttaggcttgcgcactgcaactgctttctttaagtcccaccagaggttctcaatcggatttaagtctggtgactgcgatggccacttcaaaatgttccagcctttaatctgcaaccatgctctagtggacttggaggtatgcttgggatcattgtcc contains:
- the cacng8a gene encoding calcium channel, voltage-dependent, gamma subunit 8a gives rise to the protein MDGKGRHIPPAMVWCERGIQVLLTTVGAFAAFALMTVAIGTDYWLYARAFICNSTANSSQDDPHNKDKKDPGALTHSGLWRICCLEGLKRGVCSQINHFPEDADYDQDAAEYLLRVVRASSIFPILSAILLLLGGVCVASSRFYKTKRHIILGAGILFVVAGLSNIIGVIVYISAALSDISPKKDEDKKWHYSYGWSFYFGGLSFILAEVVGVLAVNIYIERNKELRCRSRADLFHSTTSAVLRLPSYRFRRGRRSSRSSSRSTAEPPRSCDPSPPGLGVKNFSPPLATGPPPFSVATLPNPHTHSGGGGGGGGGGGGGVGDISMYTLGREGKPPMYGTVDRASLYQLHNYFPTKEGGAGTLMTGTLPSLSKSNLASSANASSSSGPGVQQSSLTAGNTATMERDRGLGTLDRLGKGDSSNTNTLNRRTTPV